The Miscanthus floridulus cultivar M001 chromosome 7, ASM1932011v1, whole genome shotgun sequence genome includes a region encoding these proteins:
- the LOC136465583 gene encoding ethylene-responsive transcription factor ERF015-like: MSNRRRPQKGLGWTGVRERSWGSWATEIRIPHTRLRLWIGRFRHALEAALAYDAAMFCFYGECLPRQRKFNFPDVQRPAIPDHLRIHLDIATIRVIAADYGRRCAPFLAPLVCTEVPGVLPAPPLVATVPGTDGAAATAGVEAATLTNDHRGINKKHFS, encoded by the coding sequence ATGTCCAACCGCCGTCGCCCACAGAAGGGCCTAGGCTGGACGGGCGTACGAGAGCGGAGTTGGGGCAGCTGGGCTACGGAGATCCGCATCCCACACACACGACTCAGGCTCTGGATCGGCAGGTTTAGGCATGCCCTTGAGGCGGCTCTGGCATATGATGCCGCCATGTTCTGCTTCTATGGTGAGTGCCTCCCCAGACAACGTAAGTTCAACTTCCCGGACGTCCAGCGCCCTGCCATCCCTGACCACCTTCGCATCCACCTCGACATAGCCACCATCAGGGTGATCGCTGCAGACTACGGCCGAAGGTGTGCTCCATTCCTCGCACCCCTCGTGTGCACCGAGGTACCAGGAGTGCTGCCGGCACCACCTCTGGTGGCGACAGTGCCAGGTACTGATGGTGCTGCTGCCACCGCCGGCGTTGAGGCAGCCACCCTAACTAACGACCATCGTGGGATCAACAAGAAGCATTTTTCCTAG